In Tachysurus fulvidraco isolate hzauxx_2018 chromosome 11, HZAU_PFXX_2.0, whole genome shotgun sequence, one DNA window encodes the following:
- the gap43 gene encoding neuromodulin has protein sequence MLCCIRRTKPVEKTEEADQEIKQDGTKPEDKAHKAATKIQASFRGHIIRKKMKDDDKEEDSPAAEGKAEENEGENNKEEKATSPTAEKQDEAAKEEEKAKSPTNSPAAEDSKGEAPATTPSEPKQDVKEEAKEAEKPKEAESAEVKAEKPSENVDAEKEEDKEEENKAEAKQADVPATANETADCEAEVNQTQDKPDAAEDSEQAEAAKEEDKAESA, from the exons ATGCTGTGCTGTATAAGAAGAACAAAGCCG GTGGAGAAGACCGAAGAGGCTGATCAGGAGATTAAGCAAGATGGTACCAAACCAGAAGACAAAGCCCACAAGGCTGCCACCAAGATCCAGGCAAGTTTCCGCGGACACATAATccgaaaaaaaatgaaggatgACGACAAGGAGGAGGACAGTCCTGCTGCTGAGGGCAAGGCTGAGGAAAACGAGGGAGAAAATAACAAGGAAGAGAAAGCTACTTCTCCAACTGCAGAGAAACAAGATGAAGCTGCCAAGGAGGAGGAAAAGGCCAAAAGTCCGACTAACTCTCCAGCAGCAGAGGATAGCAAGGGTGAAGCTCCTGCAACCACCCCTTCAGAACCAAAACAGGATGTGAAGGAGGAAGCAAAGGAAGCAGAGAAGCCTAAAGAAGCAGAAAGTGCAGAAGTCAAGGCTGAGAAGCCTTCAGAGAATGTAGACGCAGAGAAGGAGGAAgataaggaggaggagaacaagGCAGAAGCCAAACAAGCCGACGTGCCTGCCACTGCTAATGAGACAGCTGATTGTGAAGCCGAAGTGAACCAAACGCAAGACAAACCAG ATGCTGCAGAAGACTCTGAGCAGGCAGAGGCGGCGAAGGAGGAGGACAAGGCCGAGAGCGCTTAA